Genomic segment of Agrobacterium larrymoorei:
AGCCGCTTGTGCGGATTGCCGAGCTTTTCGAGAAGCCGTGTGATCCGGTCGAGCGACAGATCGAAGCCCTTGGGATGCAGCTGCATCAATCTTTCGATGATGCGTTCTGCCTCGGTCATTTCGGGCTTCGTCCTATCTGTCATCTGCCCCTCCGGAGCACTTTATCCGCCAGTTCAGGCCGTGGCAGCCAGAGGCGCTATGTCCTTTACGGACGTATTGGCAGGCGCCTTCGTCATGATCTTCAAGAGATTGGCCAGCGTGTCGGGAATCTCGTGGCGGTCGATAACCATATCCACCATGCCGTGATCCAACAGGTATTCCGAGGTCTGGAAGCCTTCCGGCAGCTTTTCGCGAATGGTCTGCTCGATAACGCGCTTACCCGCGAAGCAGATTTCCGCGCCAGGCTCGGCAATGTGAACATCGCCCAGCATCGCGTAAGAGGCCGTTACACCGCCCGTCGTCGGGTTGGTGAGAACGACGATGTACGGCATGCCAGCTTCTTTGAGCATGTTGACGGCAACCGTCGTGCGCGGCAGCTGCATCAGCGAGAGAATACCTTCTTGCATACGCGCTCCGCCTGAGGCTGGGAACATGACCAGCGGGCAACGCTCTGAAATGGCGCGCTCAAAAGCCTTGACTATGGCTTCACCAGCAGCAATGCCGAGCGAACCGCCCATGAATTGGAATTCGTGAACGACTGCGACGATCTTCAAACCCTTGAGATTGCCAACGCCAGCAAGGATCGTGTCTTCCTGCTCGGTTTTCGTGCGGCTGTCACGCAGACGGTCCGTGTACTTCTTGGAGTCACGGAATTTCAGCGGATCCTGAGCCACCTTCGGCTGCGGCAGCGCTTCATAGACACCGCCATCGAAAAGGTCTGCAAGACGAGCCTTTGCAGGCATCTTCATATGGAAGCCGGAAGCAGGGATAACCCACTTGTTTTCTTCCAGATCCTTATGGAAAACCATCTCGCCCGTTTCCGGGCACTTGATCCAGAGATTTTCCGGCGTGTCACGGCGGCCCAGCATGGAGTTGATCCGCGGGCGTACGTAATTGGTGATCCAGTTCACGTCTAATACTCCTGACTGTCTGCGCGTCGCTGGTTGTTATTCAGCAGCAGCAAGGCGCGATGCAAGCACGCCTGTTGAAAGTCCCTTTACCAGCGTTGTTACCGCTGGAACAGTGTCATTCGTCGCCTTGCCATCCTTGGTGAGGCTCAAGGCAATCTGGTTTACGATGGCGGTTCCGACAACGACGCCGTCTGCGACGGCACCGATGGCCTTTGCGTGCTCCGCCGTCTTGACGCCGAAGCCGACGCAGACCGGCAGGGTCGTGTGCGACTTGATACGTTCAACCGCGCCCGCAAACTGCGATGGATCAGGCAGTGCCGAACCGGTAATACCGTTCATGGAAACGTAATAGACGAAACCTGAGGTATTTTTAAGGACGGTCGGCAGACGCTTTTCATCGGTCGTCGGCGTTGCCAGACGAATGAAGTTGATGCCGTGCTTGAGCGCCGGGATACAAAGTTCGTCGTCCATCTCCGGCGGCAGATCGACCACGATCAAGCCATCGATACCAGCGGCAAGTGCTGTCTCAAGAAACTTTTCGACGCCGTAAATATAGATCGGATTGTAATAGCCCATCAAAACGATCGGCGTCGCGTCATCCTGCTTGCGGAATTCCCGCGCCAGATCGAGCGTCGTTTCCAGCGTCTGGCCGCCCTTTAGGGCACGTTGGCCTGCCAGCTGAATGGCTGGACCATCTGCCATCGGATCGGAAAACGGCATGCCAAGCTCGATAACATCGGCACCGGCATCCGGCAGCGCCTTCATGATGCCGAGCGAGGTTTCGAAATCCGGGTCGCCACCCATGAAATAGGTAATCAGAGCCGGGCGATTTTGCGCGCGCAGATCGGCAAAGCGCTTGTCCATACGTGCAGTCATGTTCTTACAGATCCATTCCAAGATGTTGGCTGACGGTGTGGACATCCTTGTCGCCGCGACCGGAAAGGTTCATCAGGATGATTTCGTCCTTGCCCATTTTCGGCGCGCGCTTAATGACTTCGGCCAAAGCGTGGCTCGGCTCGAGCGCCGGAATGATGCCTTCGAGACGCGTCAACATCTGGAAAGCTTCCAGCGCTTCATGGTCCATGATCGGTACATATTCCACGCGGCCCGTATCGTTCAGCCAGGAATGCTCAGGCCCGATGCCGGGGTAATCGAGGCCAGCGGAAATGGAGTGACCTTCTTTGATCTGGCCGTCCTTATCCTGCAACAGATAGGTGCGGTTGCCGTGCAGCACGCCAGGTGAACCGGCGGTGATCGACGCGCAATGTTCTTCGCCCTGAAGGCCACGACCACCGGCTTCGACGCCGACAATCTTCACGCCCGCATCATCAAGGAACGGATGGAAGATGCCGATGGCATTAGAACCGCCGCCGACGGCAGCAATGACGAGATCAGGCAGGCCGCCTTCCGCTTCCAGCATCTGCGCCTTGGCTTCGGTGCCGATCACGGCCTGGAAATCGCGCACCATTTCCGGGTACGGATGCGGACCGGCTGCGGTGCCGATCAGGTAATAGGTATCCTCGACATTGGTGACCCAGTCGCGCAGCGCCTCGTTCATCGCATCCTTTAGCGTGCCGTGGCCAGCCGTCACCGGCTTTACCTCGGCGCCCAAAAGCTTCATGCGAAACACGTTCGGTGCCTGACGGGCAACGTCGGTCGCGCCCATATAGACGACGCAGGGGAAACCGAAGCGGGCGGCAACCGTTGCCGATGCCACGCCGTGCTGTCCGGCACCGGTTTCAGCGATGATGCGGGTCTTGCCCATGCGCTTTGCCAGAAGGATCTGGCCGATGCAGTTGTTGATCTTGTG
This window contains:
- the accD gene encoding acetyl-CoA carboxylase, carboxyltransferase subunit beta, which encodes MNWITNYVRPRINSMLGRRDTPENLWIKCPETGEMVFHKDLEENKWVIPASGFHMKMPAKARLADLFDGGVYEALPQPKVAQDPLKFRDSKKYTDRLRDSRTKTEQEDTILAGVGNLKGLKIVAVVHEFQFMGGSLGIAAGEAIVKAFERAISERCPLVMFPASGGARMQEGILSLMQLPRTTVAVNMLKEAGMPYIVVLTNPTTGGVTASYAMLGDVHIAEPGAEICFAGKRVIEQTIREKLPEGFQTSEYLLDHGMVDMVIDRHEIPDTLANLLKIMTKAPANTSVKDIAPLAATA
- the trpB gene encoding tryptophan synthase subunit beta: MNETLKPNSFRAGPDEDGRFGIYGGRFVAETLMPLILDLQAEWDKAKNDPEFQAELKNLGTHYIGRPSPLYFAERLTAELGGAKIYFKREELNHTGSHKINNCIGQILLAKRMGKTRIIAETGAGQHGVASATVAARFGFPCVVYMGATDVARQAPNVFRMKLLGAEVKPVTAGHGTLKDAMNEALRDWVTNVEDTYYLIGTAAGPHPYPEMVRDFQAVIGTEAKAQMLEAEGGLPDLVIAAVGGGSNAIGIFHPFLDDAGVKIVGVEAGGRGLQGEEHCASITAGSPGVLHGNRTYLLQDKDGQIKEGHSISAGLDYPGIGPEHSWLNDTGRVEYVPIMDHEALEAFQMLTRLEGIIPALEPSHALAEVIKRAPKMGKDEIILMNLSGRGDKDVHTVSQHLGMDL
- the trpA gene encoding tryptophan synthase subunit alpha, which gives rise to MTARMDKRFADLRAQNRPALITYFMGGDPDFETSLGIMKALPDAGADVIELGMPFSDPMADGPAIQLAGQRALKGGQTLETTLDLAREFRKQDDATPIVLMGYYNPIYIYGVEKFLETALAAGIDGLIVVDLPPEMDDELCIPALKHGINFIRLATPTTDEKRLPTVLKNTSGFVYYVSMNGITGSALPDPSQFAGAVERIKSHTTLPVCVGFGVKTAEHAKAIGAVADGVVVGTAIVNQIALSLTKDGKATNDTVPAVTTLVKGLSTGVLASRLAAAE